From the Nostoc sp. PCC 7107 genome, the window ATAACTTACAAGAACACTCCGTAGTCATGATTCGTGGCGGTCGGGTTAAGGATTTGCCAGGGGTAAGATACCATATCATCCGTGGCACATTAGATACAGCGGGTGTCAAAGACCGCAAACAAGGACGTTCCAAGTATGGAACCAAGCGCCCGAAAGCAGCCAAAAAATAAGGCAGAGGCGATTAGTCGTGTCTAATGGCGATTAGTCGCTTTGTCTGGAAGCGCTAAAAACATATAAAAAGTTAGCGATCGCTCTCAAACAGTTGTGAAAATAGATAAAAGTATCTGTTTTCAAAAGTTAAATTTAGTTAAGTTACCACTGCCAGCCTGCACTCAGCGAGCAAGTGTAGGTTTTATTGAAATTGCTGTAAGCGACAGCAGCATTTTCATTGGTGAAATTCATACCTGCGATGTTGTCGCTTTGTGTGTCCGATTCAGGATAGCAAATCAGCAATTCAGGGTCGCTGCAACTGTAGTGTAAAAAAATGCGACAGTCTGAGTGGCAGCTTCCACCACTCCAATACTGCGCTGTCTGATAGCATATAATTTCGTTGCCAAATTCCGAATTTAAGGGTACAGTATGTCTCGTCGTGGTGTAGTTCAAAGGCGGCCAGTCCCGCCTGACTCAGTTTATAATAGTCGTCTGGTCAGCATGATGATTCGCCGGATCATGCGTCATGGAAAAAAATCACTGGCTGCACGTATAGTTTATGAAGCTTTAAAAACCATTGAAGAACGCACTGGTAATGCTGCGTTAGAAACCTTTGAAAGAGCAGTGCGTAATGCAACGCCATTGGTAGAAGTGAAAGCTCGTCGTGTTGGTGGTGCAACTTACCAAGTACCAATGGAAGTGCGATCAGAACGCGGTACCACCCTAGCACTACGTTGGCTAGTGCAATTTTCTCGGTCAAGGCCAGGGCGGACAATGGCTGGCAAATTAGCCAATGAATTAATGGATGCAGCCAACGAAAGTGGTAATGCGATCCGCAAGCGGGAAGAAACGCATCGGATGGCAGAAGCGAACAAAGCCTTTGCCCACTATCGTTACTAAACAAAACAGCGATATATCCAGCCTCAATAAGCGGTATATCGCCAACTGATAAAAATCCAGACGGTTATCCGTAAAAGTATAGAATCTTAACAAAGAGTAATATACAAGATATCATGAGGCAAAAACTATAGGAGGCTTCTGTGGCACGTACCAACCCGCTAGAGAAAGTACGCAATATCGGGATTGCGGCGCATATAGATGCGGGAAAAACAACAACAACAGAGAGAATATTATTTTACTCTGGGATAATTCATAAAATTGGTGAAGTTCACGAAGGAACTGCTGTAACTGACTGGATGGAGCAAGAGCGGGAGCGGGGAATCACAATCACTGCTGCGGCAATTAGCACCAGTTGGAAAGATTATCAAATTAACATTATCGATACTCCTGGTCACGTAGACTTCACAATCGAAGTAGAACGCTCCATGCGCGTGTTGGATGGTGTAATTGCTGTATTTTGTTCAGTAGGTGGAGTACAACCACAATCTGAAACAGTATGGCGGCAAGCAGATCGCTATGCAGTACCTCGGATCGCTTTTATTAACAAGATGGATCGCACAGGCGCGAACTTCTATAGAGTTCACGAACAAATGCGCGATCGCTTGCGGGCAAATGCAATTGCCATTCAATTGCCTATTGGTAGCGAAAACGACTTCAAGGGCATTGTAGACTTGGTGCGGAAGCGTGCATATATCTACAACAACGACCAAGGGACAGATATCGAAGAAACAGATATCCCAGCAGACTTGCAAGATCAAGTCGAAGAGTACTACACCAAGCTCGTGGAAGCAGTCGCTGAAACCGATGATGCTTTAATGACCAAGTACTTCGATGGCGTAGCACTTACAGAAGCGGAAATTGCGGCTGCCCTGAGAAAAGGTACAATTGCCGGTACCATCGTACCCGTACTTTGTGGTTCTGCCTTTAAAAACAAAGGCGTGCAGTTAATGTTGGATGCAGTGGTAGATTACCTACCCGCACCAACAGAAGTACCTCCAATTCAAGGTACACTCCCCAATGGCGATACAGTAGAGCGGCGGGCCGATGACAACGAACCCCTATCTGCTCTGGCATTCAAGATTATGGCTGACCCCTACGGTCGCCTCACCTTTGTTCGTGTTTATTCTGGCGTTCTGAAAAAAGGTAGCTACGTCTTAAATGCTACTAAGGGCAAAAAAGAACGGATT encodes:
- the rpsG gene encoding 30S ribosomal protein S7 — encoded protein: MSRRGVVQRRPVPPDSVYNSRLVSMMIRRIMRHGKKSLAARIVYEALKTIEERTGNAALETFERAVRNATPLVEVKARRVGGATYQVPMEVRSERGTTLALRWLVQFSRSRPGRTMAGKLANELMDAANESGNAIRKREETHRMAEANKAFAHYRY
- the fusA gene encoding elongation factor G gives rise to the protein MARTNPLEKVRNIGIAAHIDAGKTTTTERILFYSGIIHKIGEVHEGTAVTDWMEQERERGITITAAAISTSWKDYQINIIDTPGHVDFTIEVERSMRVLDGVIAVFCSVGGVQPQSETVWRQADRYAVPRIAFINKMDRTGANFYRVHEQMRDRLRANAIAIQLPIGSENDFKGIVDLVRKRAYIYNNDQGTDIEETDIPADLQDQVEEYYTKLVEAVAETDDALMTKYFDGVALTEAEIAAALRKGTIAGTIVPVLCGSAFKNKGVQLMLDAVVDYLPAPTEVPPIQGTLPNGDTVERRADDNEPLSALAFKIMADPYGRLTFVRVYSGVLKKGSYVLNATKGKKERISRLVLMKADDRQDVEELRAGDLGAALGLKDTLTGDTITDEGSPVILESLFIPEPVISVAVEPKTKNDMDKLSKALQSLSEEDPTFRVNVDPETNQTVIAGMGELHLEILVDRMLREFKVEANVGAPQVAYRETIRKTVTNVEGKFIRQSGGKGQYGHVVINLEPGEPGTGFEFVSKIVGGVVPKEYIGPAEQGMKESCESGILAGYPLIDVKATLVHGSYHDVDSSEMAFKIAGSMALKEAVLKASPVLLEPMMKVEVEVPEDYIGNVIGDLISRRGQIESQSTEQGLAKVASKVPLATMFGYATDIRSKTQGRGIFTMEFSHYEEVPRSVAETIIAKSKGNA